A single Oceanimonas doudoroffii DNA region contains:
- the rlmH gene encoding 23S rRNA (pseudouridine(1915)-N(3))-methyltransferase RlmH: protein MKLQLVAVGTKMPAWVTTGFQEYQRRFPRDMPLELVEIAAGKRGKNADIERILHKEGEQMLAAIAKSACIVTLDIPGKPWTTEQLAGQLTRWQHDGRDVAILIGGPEGLAPACKAAAEQSWSLSPLTLPHPLVRVVAAESLYRAWSINNNHPYHRE, encoded by the coding sequence ATGAAGCTGCAGCTGGTGGCGGTCGGCACCAAAATGCCGGCCTGGGTAACCACGGGATTTCAGGAATACCAGCGCCGCTTTCCCCGGGACATGCCCCTGGAACTGGTGGAAATTGCCGCCGGCAAGCGGGGCAAGAACGCCGACATTGAACGCATTCTGCACAAGGAAGGCGAACAGATGCTGGCCGCCATCGCCAAGTCGGCGTGTATTGTCACCCTCGACATTCCCGGCAAGCCCTGGACCACGGAGCAACTCGCCGGCCAGCTCACCCGCTGGCAGCACGACGGCCGCGACGTGGCCATTCTGATTGGCGGCCCCGAGGGGCTGGCGCCGGCCTGCAAGGCCGCAGCCGAACAAAGCTGGTCGTTGTCCCCCCTCACCCTGCCCCATCCCCTGGTGCGGGTGGTGGCGGCGGAAAGCCTCTACCGCGCCTGGAGCATCAATAACAACCACCCCTATCACCGGGAGTAA
- the mrdA gene encoding penicillin-binding protein 2, which yields MARSRVKMRDHVAESSLHWRRTLVSFIGIVVLMGVLFANLYHLQVNQHQSYQTRSNDNRIKVVPIAPTRGLIYDRNGVLLAENRPIYSLEITPEKTGDLDATVDDLIELLDLDPELRERFFEEVRRQRRFNPVVLVSRLNEDQVARFSINQHKYPGAAIEAYLKRHYPYKDTLTHVLGYMAKINDRDLERLREENKLANYAATRDIGKLGVERYYEDLLHGHAGYQEVEVNNRGRVIRTLKYEPPVPGSDIYLNLDIRLQQHAQKLLEGQRGAIVLMTPKDGQVRAIVSNPSYDPNLFVHGISSPDYKALLENPDRPLINRASQGIYAPASTVKPMLSVMGLNEGAITPGTRYFGGPYFQIPNTKRKFRDWRRWGHGWMDVYRAIEISADTFFYDLAYRVGIDNIHDYMSRFGFGQASGIDLHEEASGIMPSREWKQRRHKQPWYQGDTISVGIGQGYWTATPLQLARATSIMVDHGDTVHPRLLNAIAINGDRVTMPISHGEPIRLRQDNYWQVGLTGMWRVINGSEGTARRAFAGTPYVAGGKSGTAQVFSLAENQQYDHKSLREHLRDNALFVAFAPFENPEAVVSVVLENAGGGSTNAAPVARAMLDAFLIPDQLQPDEDAIAHE from the coding sequence ATGGCCAGGTCCCGGGTAAAAATGCGCGATCACGTCGCCGAGTCCTCTTTGCACTGGCGCCGTACCCTGGTGTCCTTTATCGGCATAGTGGTGCTGATGGGCGTGCTCTTTGCCAACCTCTACCACCTGCAGGTGAACCAGCATCAGAGCTACCAGACCCGCTCCAATGACAACCGCATCAAGGTAGTGCCCATCGCCCCGACCCGGGGGCTGATTTACGACCGCAACGGTGTGCTGCTGGCGGAAAACCGCCCCATATACAGCCTGGAAATCACTCCGGAAAAGACCGGCGATCTGGACGCCACCGTCGACGACCTGATCGAACTGCTGGATCTCGATCCCGAGCTCAGGGAGCGTTTTTTTGAAGAGGTGCGCCGCCAGCGCCGCTTTAACCCTGTGGTGCTGGTCAGCCGGCTGAACGAAGATCAGGTAGCCCGCTTCAGCATCAACCAGCACAAGTATCCCGGCGCCGCCATCGAGGCCTATCTCAAGCGTCACTACCCCTACAAGGACACCCTGACCCATGTGCTGGGTTACATGGCCAAGATCAATGATCGCGACCTGGAACGCCTGCGGGAAGAGAACAAGCTCGCCAACTACGCCGCCACCCGCGACATCGGCAAGCTCGGGGTGGAACGCTATTACGAGGATCTGCTGCACGGCCACGCCGGCTATCAGGAAGTCGAGGTCAACAACCGCGGCCGAGTGATCCGCACCCTGAAATACGAGCCCCCGGTGCCCGGCAGCGACATTTACCTGAACCTCGACATTCGGCTGCAGCAGCACGCCCAGAAGCTGCTCGAAGGCCAGCGCGGCGCCATTGTGCTGATGACCCCGAAAGACGGCCAGGTACGAGCCATTGTCTCCAACCCCAGCTATGATCCCAACCTGTTCGTACACGGCATCAGCAGCCCCGACTACAAGGCGCTGCTGGAAAACCCCGACCGGCCATTGATCAACCGGGCCAGCCAGGGCATTTACGCCCCCGCCTCCACCGTCAAGCCCATGCTGTCGGTCATGGGGCTGAACGAGGGCGCCATCACCCCCGGCACCCGCTATTTCGGCGGCCCCTATTTTCAAATCCCCAACACCAAGCGCAAGTTTCGCGACTGGCGCCGCTGGGGCCATGGCTGGATGGACGTCTACCGAGCCATCGAGATCTCCGCCGATACCTTTTTCTACGATCTGGCCTACCGAGTGGGCATCGACAACATTCATGACTACATGAGCCGCTTTGGCTTTGGCCAGGCCTCGGGCATCGATCTGCACGAAGAGGCCAGCGGCATCATGCCGTCCCGGGAATGGAAACAACGTCGCCACAAGCAGCCCTGGTATCAGGGCGACACCATTTCGGTGGGCATCGGTCAGGGCTACTGGACCGCCACCCCGCTGCAACTGGCCAGGGCCACCTCCATCATGGTGGACCACGGTGACACCGTGCACCCGCGCCTGCTTAACGCCATCGCCATCAACGGCGATCGGGTCACCATGCCCATCAGCCACGGCGAGCCCATTCGGCTCAGGCAGGACAACTACTGGCAGGTAGGCCTCACTGGCATGTGGCGGGTGATCAACGGCAGCGAGGGCACGGCACGCCGAGCCTTTGCCGGCACCCCCTATGTCGCCGGCGGCAAGTCGGGCACGGCCCAGGTGTTCAGCCTGGCGGAAAACCAGCAGTACGATCACAAGAGCCTGCGCGAGCATCTGCGTGACAACGCCCTGTTCGTGGCCTTTGCCCCCTTTGAAAACCCCGAGGCGGTGGTGTCGGTGGTGCTGGAAAACGCCGGCGGTGGCAGTACCAACGCCGCCCCCGTGGCCCGGGCCATGCTCGACGCCTTTCTGATCCCCGACCAACTTCAGCCCGACGAGGATGCCATCGCCCATGAATAA
- the lptE gene encoding LPS assembly lipoprotein LptE, with protein sequence MLTRIKALVLLTLTLMLAGCGFQLRGGDSLPPELQRLVLDGDDKTQFYRLVSARLLRAGAQLVENDGDTPVLTIGDLSQGNTTASIQPTGDTLEYAARFGTRFTLDLPDEPRQVFNVTFNRSFLDKSDQALASSREQQQLREQMELEAAEQIVRQLSRLSF encoded by the coding sequence ATGCTCACTCGAATCAAGGCGCTGGTCCTGTTGACGCTGACCCTGATGCTGGCCGGTTGCGGCTTTCAGTTGAGAGGCGGTGACAGCCTGCCTCCCGAACTGCAGCGGTTGGTGCTGGACGGTGACGACAAGACCCAGTTTTATCGACTGGTGTCGGCCCGCCTGCTGCGCGCCGGTGCACAACTGGTGGAAAACGACGGCGACACGCCGGTGTTGACCATAGGCGATCTGAGCCAGGGCAACACCACCGCCTCCATTCAGCCGACCGGCGATACCCTGGAATACGCCGCACGCTTTGGCACCCGCTTTACCCTCGATCTCCCCGACGAGCCCCGCCAGGTGTTCAACGTGACCTTTAACCGCAGCTTTCTCGACAAGTCGGACCAAGCCCTGGCATCCAGCCGGGAGCAGCAGCAACTGCGCGAGCAGATGGAACTGGAAGCCGCCGAGCAGATTGTGCGTCAGCTGAGCCGCCTGTCGTTCTGA
- a CDS encoding septal ring lytic transglycosylase RlpA family protein, translated as MNNSVNLLRPRAWLPLAALLLAACSSQPEQPPATDDGYDRETAGGRYSMRKDMAPGEMPDMSHVKDAVPRFEPYSRQGNKDYNVWGQDYQVWRDVQNYKDEGMASWYGAKFHGYHTSNGEVYDMFTMTAAHKNLPLPSFVRVTNTANGKQVIVRVNDRGPFHDGRIIDLSYAAAWRLGMLDKGTAPVKVELIKMAPSKEDVRLAEQGPGRHIQLLATRSGDRARDLATRLSREYGFPARVEHQSDWYKLQMGPIPVTQTDDILSRLIAEGYEQAYFLN; from the coding sequence ATGAACAACAGCGTTAATCTTCTGCGGCCACGGGCGTGGCTGCCACTGGCCGCCCTGCTGCTGGCCGCCTGCAGCAGCCAGCCCGAGCAGCCGCCGGCCACGGACGACGGCTATGACCGGGAAACCGCCGGCGGCCGCTACAGCATGCGCAAAGACATGGCGCCGGGCGAGATGCCCGACATGTCTCACGTCAAGGACGCGGTGCCGCGCTTTGAGCCTTACAGCCGCCAGGGCAACAAGGACTACAATGTCTGGGGGCAGGACTACCAGGTGTGGCGGGACGTGCAGAATTACAAGGACGAGGGCATGGCGTCCTGGTACGGTGCCAAATTTCACGGTTATCACACCTCCAACGGCGAGGTGTATGACATGTTCACCATGACGGCGGCCCACAAGAACCTGCCGCTGCCGTCCTTTGTGCGGGTCACCAATACCGCCAACGGCAAGCAGGTGATCGTGCGGGTCAATGATCGCGGGCCCTTTCACGATGGCCGCATTATCGATCTGTCCTACGCGGCCGCCTGGCGCCTGGGCATGCTCGACAAGGGCACGGCACCGGTGAAGGTGGAGCTGATAAAGATGGCCCCCAGCAAGGAAGACGTTCGCCTGGCCGAGCAGGGGCCGGGCCGCCACATACAGCTGCTGGCCACCCGCTCCGGCGACCGGGCCCGGGATCTTGCCACCCGCCTGAGCAGGGAGTACGGTTTTCCCGCCCGGGTAGAGCACCAGTCCGATTGGTACAAGCTGCAGATGGGGCCTATCCCGGTGACCCAGACCGATGATATTCTTTCCCGACTGATCGCCGAGGGTTACGAACAGGCATATTTCCTGAACTAA
- a CDS encoding D-alanyl-D-alanine carboxypeptidase family protein: MRTVNTLTSFAIAGLVSCAAQAQTSAPLIPEPPAIAAKSYVLMDYASGQVLVSENADQKLPPASLTKMMTSYILGQALEEGKVKRDDLVTISEAAWAQNFPGSSVMFLEVGKQVSIDDLNRGIIIQSGNDATVAVAEHLAGSVNSFADLMNSWAARLGMKDSHFVTPHGLHSDDMYTTAYDMALLGQALIRDVPEEYAIYAEKTFTYNGITQNNRNSLLWDQSLNVDGIKTGHVEAVGYNLVSSATKEDMRLIAVVMGATNERARAAESKKLLTYGFRFYQTLTPYEAGSKLVDQKIWMGDKSTVALGVDKPVAVTIPRGQAQNLQADFTLDQALKAPLAKGQQVGTVHLRLNDKEVATVPLVALEDIEQGGLFSRLIDYLTLLVQGLFD; this comes from the coding sequence ATGCGTACGGTAAATACTCTGACTTCTTTCGCCATCGCCGGCCTGGTGTCCTGTGCCGCCCAGGCGCAAACCTCGGCGCCCCTGATCCCCGAGCCGCCGGCCATTGCCGCCAAGTCCTATGTGCTGATGGACTACGCCAGCGGCCAGGTACTGGTGTCGGAAAATGCCGATCAAAAACTGCCGCCGGCCAGCCTGACCAAGATGATGACCTCCTACATCCTCGGCCAGGCATTGGAAGAGGGCAAGGTCAAGCGCGACGATCTGGTGACCATCAGCGAGGCCGCCTGGGCCCAGAACTTTCCCGGCTCTTCGGTCATGTTTTTGGAAGTGGGCAAGCAGGTCAGCATTGACGATCTCAACCGGGGCATCATCATTCAGTCCGGCAACGACGCCACCGTGGCGGTGGCCGAGCACCTGGCCGGCAGCGTCAACTCCTTTGCCGATCTGATGAATTCCTGGGCCGCACGCCTGGGCATGAAGGACAGTCACTTTGTGACTCCTCACGGCCTGCACAGCGATGACATGTACACCACCGCCTACGACATGGCGTTGCTGGGTCAGGCGCTGATCCGCGACGTGCCGGAGGAGTACGCCATCTATGCCGAGAAAACCTTTACCTATAACGGCATCACCCAGAACAACCGCAACTCCCTGCTGTGGGATCAGTCCCTGAACGTGGACGGCATCAAGACCGGCCACGTCGAGGCCGTGGGCTATAACCTGGTATCGTCCGCCACCAAGGAAGACATGCGTCTGATTGCCGTGGTCATGGGTGCCACCAACGAGCGCGCCCGGGCGGCGGAAAGCAAAAAACTGCTGACCTACGGTTTCCGCTTCTACCAGACCCTGACGCCCTATGAGGCCGGCAGCAAGCTGGTGGATCAGAAGATCTGGATGGGCGACAAAAGCACCGTTGCTCTGGGGGTAGACAAGCCGGTGGCGGTGACCATTCCCCGCGGTCAGGCCCAGAACCTGCAGGCCGACTTTACCCTGGACCAGGCCCTGAAGGCGCCGCTGGCCAAAGGACAGCAGGTGGGCACCGTGCACCTGCGCCTGAACGATAAGGAAGTGGCCACCGTGCCCCTGGTGGCGCTGGAAGACATTGAACAGGGCGGCCTGTTCAGCCGGTTGATCGACTACCTCACCCTGCTGGTGCAGGGGCTGTTCGACTAA
- the nadD gene encoding nicotinate-nucleotide adenylyltransferase gives MTVPIGLLGGTFDPIHVGHLRTAIQAQEQLGLAEVRLLPNHIPPHRATPDSAPRHRLAMTRLAAAATPGLTVDERELRRTTPSYTVETLIELRRELGSRPLCFIMGMDSLCNLDKWHRWPELLDHAHLVVSHRPGWTPSLNDTLEQLYRRHGTRDRERLHRVPAGHIFLLDNPELEVSSTQIRDGIRAGNNPQYLLPEAVANYIRQQGLYTGSVV, from the coding sequence ATGACTGTACCCATCGGATTGCTGGGGGGCACCTTCGACCCCATACATGTGGGCCACCTGCGCACCGCCATTCAGGCCCAGGAACAACTGGGTCTGGCCGAGGTGCGGCTACTGCCCAACCATATTCCTCCCCACCGGGCTACCCCCGACAGTGCACCGCGGCACCGCCTGGCCATGACCCGCCTGGCGGCGGCGGCCACACCGGGGCTTACCGTGGACGAGCGTGAACTGCGCCGCACCACGCCATCCTACACGGTGGAAACCCTGATTGAACTGCGCCGGGAGCTGGGCAGCCGGCCGCTGTGCTTTATCATGGGCATGGACTCATTATGCAACCTGGACAAATGGCACCGCTGGCCCGAGCTGCTGGATCATGCCCACCTGGTAGTGAGTCACCGGCCCGGCTGGACACCCTCACTCAACGACACCCTGGAGCAGCTGTACCGCCGCCATGGCACTCGGGATCGCGAACGGCTTCACCGCGTCCCCGCCGGCCATATTTTCCTGCTCGACAACCCGGAGCTGGAGGTGTCCTCCACCCAGATACGGGACGGCATTCGGGCGGGGAACAATCCCCAGTATTTGTTGCCCGAGGCGGTAGCGAACTATATTCGACAACAGGGACTCTACACCGGGTCCGTGGTATGA
- the holA gene encoding DNA polymerase III subunit delta — protein MRLYPEQIAKQIKAGLAPCYFVYGDEPLLKQEALDELRQAARAQGFDERHKFDADEGLDWDAIFDASQSLSLFSSRQIIELTLPDKLDRTASDRLKELLGQCHQDLLLLISGPRLNQQQQKTAWYKALAAAGPVVPVFTPDARQLARWLEQRLGRHGLAAEPDALHWLTLAFEGNLLAAAGEIEKLALLELPQPLTLATLQQQVQPHYHFNPFQLIDPLLQGKVKRGCRILLQLRQEGVEAGMLCHLLAKELNTLHGLQAALATGQSFPQAAGSLQIWSSRQPLMQSALSRLPAPKLSALSTLLAAADAAVAEFDDDTAWRWLYALCVGFFDEKPPIILP, from the coding sequence ATGCGTCTCTACCCCGAGCAGATTGCCAAACAGATCAAAGCAGGGCTGGCGCCCTGCTATTTCGTTTATGGCGACGAGCCCCTGCTCAAGCAGGAAGCCCTCGATGAACTGCGCCAGGCCGCCCGGGCGCAGGGCTTTGACGAACGCCACAAGTTCGACGCCGACGAGGGGCTGGATTGGGACGCCATCTTTGACGCCAGCCAAAGCCTCAGCCTGTTCAGCAGCCGGCAGATCATCGAGCTGACTCTGCCCGACAAGCTGGACCGCACCGCCTCGGACCGGCTAAAGGAGTTACTGGGGCAGTGTCACCAGGATCTGCTACTGCTGATAAGCGGCCCCCGCCTCAACCAGCAACAGCAAAAAACCGCCTGGTACAAGGCCCTGGCAGCCGCCGGCCCGGTGGTACCGGTATTCACCCCCGACGCCCGTCAGCTGGCACGCTGGCTGGAACAACGACTCGGCCGCCACGGGCTGGCGGCCGAGCCTGATGCCCTGCACTGGCTGACCCTGGCCTTTGAAGGCAACCTGCTGGCCGCCGCCGGCGAGATTGAAAAGCTGGCCCTGCTCGAGCTGCCCCAGCCGCTGACCCTGGCGACCCTGCAGCAACAGGTTCAGCCCCATTATCATTTCAACCCCTTTCAGCTGATCGATCCGCTGCTGCAGGGCAAGGTGAAACGGGGCTGCCGTATCCTGCTGCAACTGCGCCAGGAAGGCGTCGAAGCAGGCATGCTCTGCCACCTGCTGGCGAAAGAACTCAACACCCTGCACGGCCTGCAAGCGGCCCTCGCCACCGGCCAGTCCTTTCCTCAGGCCGCCGGCAGCCTGCAGATATGGTCCAGCCGCCAGCCGCTGATGCAGTCGGCCCTGAGCCGGCTGCCGGCGCCCAAGCTCAGCGCCCTGTCCACCCTGCTGGCCGCCGCCGACGCCGCCGTGGCCGAGTTTGATGACGACACCGCCTGGCGCTGGCTTTACGCCCTGTGCGTCGGCTTTTTCGACGAAAAACCACCGATCATTTTGCCATGA
- the mltB gene encoding lytic murein transglycosylase B produces MRLALLSAAVWLSTSVSAAPTVSEQQQWLDELAGKFELTQDALNGALAQAQYQQPIIDAMTRPAEAKPWHQYRPIFLTDKRIEQGATFWKEHQALLVRAEQELQVPAQIIAAIIGVETYYGAHMGTHKVLDALYTLGFHYPPRGAFFRSELGHYLKLAGEQQWALDEQKGSYAGAMGMGQFISSSYRHYAVDFDQDGHTNLFEATDAIGSVANYFHQHKWQPGEPVAHRAEVTDADAAEALLSAALELDYSWAELAAAGVLTDAELAADTPVKLLKLDGADGPEYWVVRHNFYVITRYNRSPLYAMAVYQLSEEIRQAYEQQR; encoded by the coding sequence ATGCGCCTCGCCCTTCTTTCTGCGGCAGTGTGGTTATCTACCTCGGTCTCGGCGGCCCCCACCGTGTCCGAGCAGCAGCAATGGCTCGACGAGCTGGCCGGCAAGTTCGAGCTGACCCAGGACGCACTGAACGGAGCCCTGGCACAGGCGCAGTACCAGCAGCCGATCATCGACGCCATGACCCGGCCGGCCGAAGCCAAGCCCTGGCACCAGTACCGCCCCATCTTTCTCACCGACAAGCGCATTGAACAGGGCGCCACCTTCTGGAAAGAACACCAGGCCCTGCTGGTCCGAGCCGAGCAGGAGCTGCAGGTGCCGGCCCAGATCATCGCCGCCATCATCGGCGTGGAAACCTACTACGGCGCCCACATGGGTACGCACAAAGTGCTCGATGCCCTCTATACCCTGGGCTTTCACTACCCGCCCAGGGGCGCCTTTTTCCGTTCGGAGCTGGGCCATTACCTGAAGCTGGCCGGCGAGCAGCAATGGGCGCTGGACGAGCAAAAAGGCTCCTACGCCGGCGCCATGGGCATGGGCCAGTTTATTTCCTCCAGTTACCGCCACTATGCGGTGGACTTTGATCAGGATGGCCACACCAACCTGTTTGAGGCCACCGACGCCATCGGCAGCGTGGCCAACTACTTTCATCAGCACAAGTGGCAGCCGGGAGAGCCGGTGGCCCACCGGGCCGAAGTGACCGACGCCGACGCCGCCGAGGCGCTGCTGTCTGCCGCCCTCGAGCTGGACTACAGCTGGGCCGAGCTGGCGGCCGCCGGCGTACTCACGGACGCCGAGCTGGCGGCCGACACGCCGGTCAAGCTGCTGAAGCTGGATGGCGCCGACGGCCCTGAGTACTGGGTAGTGCGCCATAACTTCTATGTGATCACCCGTTACAACCGCAGCCCGCTCTATGCCATGGCGGTCTATCAACTGAGTGAAGAAATCAGACAAGCCTATGAACAACAGCGTTAA
- the lipB gene encoding lipoyl(octanoyl) transferase LipB has product MQQDRLTIRHWGLASYEHVWHTMQNFTDHRDQDTGDEFWLVEHLPVFTQGQAGKAEHVLNAGDIPVVLADRGGQVTYHGPGQLVLYLLLDVRRRKLGVRNLVTAMEESIVGLLREYQIEAYAKPDAPGVYVDNSKIASLGLRVRRGCSFHGLALNVNMDLSPFLRINPCGYAGMAMTQCCALGGPQTLEEAQSRLVPLLAERLGYLHLYYTTEKPTL; this is encoded by the coding sequence ATGCAGCAGGACAGACTGACGATTCGACACTGGGGGCTGGCGTCTTACGAGCACGTCTGGCACACCATGCAGAACTTCACCGATCACCGCGATCAGGACACCGGTGATGAATTCTGGCTGGTGGAACACCTGCCGGTGTTCACTCAAGGGCAGGCCGGCAAGGCCGAGCACGTGCTCAACGCCGGTGACATTCCGGTGGTGCTGGCGGATCGCGGCGGCCAGGTCACCTACCACGGTCCGGGCCAGCTGGTACTTTACCTGCTGCTCGACGTGCGTCGCCGAAAACTCGGCGTGCGCAACCTGGTCACCGCCATGGAAGAGTCCATCGTCGGCCTGCTGCGCGAATACCAGATTGAGGCCTACGCCAAGCCCGATGCCCCCGGGGTCTATGTGGATAACAGCAAAATCGCCTCGCTCGGCCTGCGAGTGCGCCGAGGCTGCTCCTTTCACGGCCTGGCACTGAACGTAAACATGGATCTGAGCCCCTTCCTGCGCATCAACCCCTGTGGCTACGCAGGCATGGCCATGACCCAGTGCTGTGCCCTAGGCGGCCCCCAGACCCTCGAGGAAGCCCAGTCTCGCCTGGTGCCCCTGCTGGCAGAGCGGCTTGGCTATCTACATCTCTACTACACCACAGAGAAACCGACATTATGA
- the rodA gene encoding rod shape-determining protein RodA has translation MNKHRRSLGERLHLDWPLLAGLLLLLGASMMILYSATGEDLQAVTRQGMRVGLSLTVMFVLAQLPPGFYARWAPPVFLLGVVLLVLVLLVGDIGKGAQRWLEIGSFRFQPSEALKLAMPITIAAYISRYPLPPGLLHVAIAFVLVLVPTLLIAKQPDLGTSVLVAASGLFVIFLAGLPWRLILLALTGLAAFLPALWYFLMHDYQKRRVLTLLNPESDPLGAGYHIIQSKIAIGSGGLWGKGWLHGTQSQLEFLPERHTDFIFAVLAEEFGLVGVSLLMLMYLFIIGRGLQISVQAQGAFPRLLAGALTLTFFVYVFVNIGMVSGLLPVVGVPLPLISFGGTSMVTLMAGFGILMSVHTHKRLLAK, from the coding sequence ATGAATAAGCACCGCCGCTCCCTGGGAGAACGCCTGCACCTGGACTGGCCGCTGCTGGCCGGCCTGCTGCTGCTGCTCGGCGCCAGCATGATGATCCTCTATTCCGCCACCGGCGAGGACCTGCAGGCGGTCACTCGACAAGGCATGCGCGTCGGCCTGTCCCTTACCGTCATGTTCGTGCTGGCCCAGCTGCCGCCCGGCTTTTACGCCCGCTGGGCACCGCCGGTGTTTCTGCTGGGGGTGGTGCTGCTGGTGCTGGTGCTGCTGGTGGGTGATATTGGCAAGGGCGCCCAGCGCTGGCTGGAAATTGGCAGCTTTCGCTTTCAGCCCTCGGAAGCCCTCAAGCTGGCCATGCCCATTACCATCGCCGCCTACATCAGCCGCTACCCCCTGCCTCCCGGCCTGCTGCACGTGGCCATCGCCTTTGTGCTGGTGCTGGTGCCCACCCTGCTGATCGCCAAGCAGCCGGATCTGGGCACCTCGGTGCTGGTGGCGGCCTCCGGCCTGTTCGTGATTTTCCTTGCCGGCCTGCCCTGGCGACTGATTCTGCTGGCGCTCACCGGCCTGGCCGCCTTTCTGCCGGCGCTGTGGTACTTTCTGATGCACGACTACCAGAAGCGACGAGTGCTGACCCTGCTCAACCCGGAAAGCGATCCCCTGGGGGCCGGATATCATATCATTCAGTCCAAAATCGCCATCGGCTCCGGCGGCCTCTGGGGCAAAGGCTGGCTGCACGGTACCCAGTCCCAGCTGGAATTTCTGCCCGAACGCCACACCGACTTTATCTTCGCGGTACTGGCCGAGGAGTTCGGCCTGGTGGGCGTCAGCCTGCTGATGCTGATGTACCTGTTTATCATCGGCCGCGGCCTGCAGATTTCGGTACAGGCCCAGGGGGCCTTTCCCCGCCTGCTGGCGGGCGCCCTGACCCTGACCTTTTTCGTCTATGTGTTCGTCAACATCGGCATGGTCAGCGGCCTGCTGCCGGTGGTGGGTGTGCCGCTGCCGCTGATAAGCTTCGGCGGCACCTCCATGGTGACACTGATGGCCGGATTTGGCATTCTCATGTCCGTTCATACTCACAAACGCCTGTTGGCGAAATAA
- the rsfS gene encoding ribosome silencing factor — MQDQELHDFIVDKLDDLKARDIRVLDVTGKSTITDCMIICSGNSSRHVNSIADHLATEAKHAGLDLLGIEGQDAGEWVLVDLGEAIVHVMQEETRDFYQLEKLWGGSTAGAMAG; from the coding sequence TTGCAAGACCAAGAACTGCATGACTTTATCGTCGACAAACTGGACGATCTCAAGGCCCGTGACATTCGCGTACTGGACGTCACCGGCAAATCCACCATCACCGACTGCATGATCATCTGCTCCGGCAACTCCAGCCGCCACGTCAACTCCATTGCCGATCACCTGGCCACCGAGGCCAAACATGCCGGCCTGGATCTGCTTGGCATTGAAGGCCAGGATGCAGGAGAATGGGTACTGGTCGATCTGGGCGAAGCCATCGTGCACGTGATGCAGGAAGAAACCCGCGACTTTTATCAACTGGAAAAACTCTGGGGCGGCAGCACGGCCGGAGCCATGGCCGGATGA
- the ybeD gene encoding DUF493 family protein YbeD, whose protein sequence is MNTKFDELLEFPCRFPFKVLGLADERLPDLVVEVLQQHAPGDYSPTVRPSSKGNYHAVSVQVMVQSKEQVELLYQELGKIELVKYVL, encoded by the coding sequence ATGAATACCAAATTTGATGAGTTGCTTGAATTTCCCTGCCGCTTTCCGTTCAAGGTACTGGGCCTGGCCGATGAGCGCCTGCCCGACCTGGTGGTGGAAGTGCTGCAACAACACGCCCCCGGCGATTACAGCCCCACGGTGCGCCCCAGCAGCAAGGGCAATTATCACGCGGTGAGCGTACAGGTCATGGTACAGAGCAAGGAGCAGGTAGAGCTGCTGTACCAGGAGCTCGGTAAGATCGAGCTGGTCAAGTACGTACTTTAA